From one Plantibacter flavus genomic stretch:
- the metG gene encoding methionine--tRNA ligase: MADGTSFYITTPIFYVNDAPHIGHAYTEVAADVLARWHRQAGDRTWFLTGTDEHGQKILRTATANGVTPKEWADKLVSESWYPLLDTIDISNDDFIRTTDVRHEQNVQLFLQRLYDAGFIYTGEFEGYYCVGCEEYKQESDLVQGTGEYVGQLVCAIHSKPVELLQESNYFFRMSDFAERLLALYEERPEFVQPESARNEVIQFVRQGLKDLSISRSTFDWGIKVPWDESHVVYVWFDALLNYITAAGYGSDEEAFAERWPATQIVGKDILRFHAVIWPAMLMAAGLEVPKRVFGHGWLLVGGEKMSKSKLTGIAPSEITDTFGSDAFRYYFMRAIAFGQDGSFSWEDLSARYQAELANGFGNLASRVLAMVTRYFDGVVPASGPAEPADVAIQETVARAAADADAAIERLAIQDALAAIWRIVDELNGYITEQEPWALAKDEAKRERLGTVLATAVEGLRALSVLLHPFVPKATTKLWSALGAEAALGELGAQRIGDVGTWGQLPAGTSVAGLEPLFPRIEAVAE; the protein is encoded by the coding sequence CACGGCCAGAAGATCCTGCGCACGGCGACCGCGAACGGCGTGACGCCGAAGGAGTGGGCCGACAAGCTCGTCAGCGAGTCCTGGTATCCGCTGCTCGACACGATCGACATCTCGAATGACGACTTCATCCGCACGACGGACGTGCGGCACGAGCAGAACGTCCAGCTCTTCCTCCAGCGTCTGTACGACGCCGGCTTCATCTACACCGGTGAGTTCGAGGGGTACTACTGCGTCGGCTGTGAGGAGTACAAGCAGGAGAGCGACCTCGTGCAGGGCACCGGCGAGTACGTCGGGCAGCTCGTGTGCGCGATCCACTCGAAGCCGGTCGAACTGCTCCAGGAGAGCAACTACTTCTTCCGCATGAGCGACTTCGCCGAGCGCCTGCTGGCCCTCTACGAGGAGCGACCGGAGTTCGTGCAGCCGGAGTCGGCGCGCAACGAGGTCATCCAGTTCGTGCGCCAGGGGCTCAAGGACCTGTCCATCTCCCGCTCGACCTTCGACTGGGGCATCAAGGTCCCGTGGGACGAGAGCCACGTCGTCTACGTGTGGTTCGACGCCCTGCTCAACTACATCACCGCCGCCGGGTACGGCTCCGACGAGGAGGCGTTCGCCGAGCGCTGGCCCGCCACGCAGATCGTCGGCAAGGACATCCTGCGGTTCCACGCGGTCATCTGGCCGGCCATGCTCATGGCCGCCGGGCTCGAGGTGCCGAAGCGGGTCTTCGGTCACGGCTGGCTGCTCGTCGGCGGCGAGAAGATGTCGAAGTCGAAGCTCACCGGTATCGCACCGAGTGAGATCACCGACACCTTCGGCTCCGACGCGTTCCGCTACTACTTCATGCGCGCCATCGCCTTCGGGCAGGACGGTTCGTTCAGCTGGGAGGACCTCTCCGCGCGGTACCAGGCGGAGCTCGCGAACGGCTTCGGCAACCTCGCGTCGCGCGTGCTCGCCATGGTGACGCGGTACTTCGACGGCGTCGTGCCGGCGAGTGGCCCTGCCGAACCGGCCGACGTGGCCATTCAGGAGACGGTCGCCCGGGCTGCTGCGGACGCCGACGCCGCGATCGAGCGCCTCGCCATCCAGGACGCGCTCGCTGCCATCTGGCGGATCGTCGACGAGCTGAACGGCTACATCACCGAGCAGGAGCCGTGGGCGCTCGCGAAGGACGAGGCCAAGCGGGAGCGGCTCGGCACCGTGCTCGCCACGGCGGTCGAGGGCCTGCGCGCCCTGTCGGTCCTGCTCCACCCCTTCGTCCCGAAGGCGACCACCAAGCTGTGGTCCGCCCTCGGCGCCGAAGCCGCCCTCGGCGAGCTCGGGGCACAGCGCATCGGCGATGTCGGCACCTGGGGGCAGCTGCCCGCGGGCACCTCGGTGGCAGGGCTCGAGCCCCTGTTCCCGCGGATCGAGGCCGTCGCCGAATGA
- a CDS encoding TatD family hydrolase, translating into MSGGVAPDPAATPHLRQREAGERKQLSYPEAPAALPVAVYDNHTHLEHADGDAPLTPSEHLDRAGSVGVRGIVQVGTDVETSRWSAAIAARDPRVLAAVAIHPNDAPDLDRAGTLDEALAEIDRLAAEPRVRAVGETGLDFFRTEEDGRAAQFASFEAHIAIAKRHGVALQIHDRDAHDEVVETLLRVGAPERTVFHCFSGGPELAQLCAEHGWYASFAGTVTFKNAAPLREALAIMPRELIMVETDAPYLTPAPFRGRPNAPYLLPYTVRGMAEHLGEDVAAFATQLATNTERVYGSWAD; encoded by the coding sequence ATGAGCGGGGGCGTCGCGCCGGATCCGGCCGCCACACCGCACCTGCGGCAGCGCGAAGCGGGGGAGCGGAAGCAGCTGAGCTACCCCGAGGCACCTGCGGCGCTGCCGGTCGCGGTCTACGACAACCACACGCACCTCGAGCACGCCGACGGCGACGCCCCGCTGACCCCGTCGGAGCACTTGGACCGCGCGGGCTCCGTCGGGGTCCGAGGCATCGTGCAGGTCGGCACCGACGTCGAGACCTCCCGTTGGTCGGCTGCGATCGCCGCTCGTGACCCCCGTGTGCTCGCGGCGGTCGCGATCCATCCCAACGACGCGCCGGACCTCGACCGCGCGGGCACCCTGGACGAGGCGCTGGCCGAGATCGACCGTCTGGCGGCGGAGCCTCGCGTCCGCGCCGTCGGCGAGACCGGCCTCGACTTCTTCCGCACCGAGGAGGACGGCCGAGCGGCGCAGTTCGCGTCGTTCGAAGCGCACATCGCCATCGCGAAGCGCCACGGTGTCGCGCTGCAGATCCACGATCGCGACGCCCACGACGAGGTCGTCGAGACGCTCCTGCGGGTGGGCGCCCCGGAACGCACCGTCTTCCACTGTTTCTCGGGCGGCCCGGAGCTCGCCCAGCTGTGCGCCGAGCACGGCTGGTACGCCTCCTTCGCCGGGACGGTGACGTTCAAGAACGCCGCACCGCTGCGTGAGGCGCTCGCGATCATGCCCCGCGAGTTGATCATGGTCGAGACCGACGCGCCCTACCTCACGCCCGCCCCGTTCCGCGGTCGGCCGAACGCGCCGTACCTCCTCCCGTACACGGTGCGCGGCATGGCCGAGCACCTGGGTGAGGACGTCGCAGCGTTCGCGACGCAGCTCGCGACGAACACCGAGCGCGTCTACGGCTCCTGGGCCGACTGA
- the rsmA gene encoding 16S rRNA (adenine(1518)-N(6)/adenine(1519)-N(6))-dimethyltransferase RsmA — translation MTASVALLGPAEIRDLATLLDVTPTKKLGQNFVIDANTVRKIVSVAHVAPGDVVVEIGPGLGSLTLGLLEADASVVAVEIDGRLAKQLPLTVGEMAPGMIDRLSVVHEDAMRIEELPAQPNRLVANLPYNISVPVLLHFLEHFTSLTAGVVMVQAEVGYRLAAVPGSKVYGAPSAKAAWYGAWRIAGQVSRQVFWPIPNVDSVLVGFERRSDVIGTEEERVKTFALIDAAFQQRRKMLRQALGSVLGSSQAATEQMEAAGVKPTARGEELTVHDFLSIVRAGR, via the coding sequence ATGACCGCCTCCGTCGCCCTGCTCGGCCCCGCCGAGATCCGAGATCTCGCCACCCTGCTGGACGTGACGCCGACGAAGAAGCTCGGTCAGAACTTCGTCATCGACGCGAACACCGTCCGCAAGATCGTGTCGGTCGCGCACGTCGCTCCGGGCGACGTCGTCGTCGAGATCGGCCCCGGCCTCGGCTCGTTGACCCTCGGCCTGCTCGAGGCCGACGCGAGCGTCGTCGCCGTCGAGATCGACGGTCGGCTCGCCAAGCAGCTGCCGCTCACCGTGGGGGAGATGGCACCGGGCATGATCGACCGGTTGTCGGTCGTCCACGAGGACGCGATGCGCATCGAGGAACTCCCCGCGCAGCCCAACCGACTCGTCGCCAACCTGCCGTACAACATCTCCGTTCCCGTCCTCCTGCACTTCCTGGAGCACTTCACCTCGCTGACGGCCGGTGTCGTCATGGTGCAGGCCGAGGTCGGCTACCGACTCGCCGCGGTCCCCGGCAGCAAGGTCTACGGCGCCCCGAGCGCGAAGGCCGCCTGGTACGGCGCGTGGCGCATCGCCGGCCAGGTGAGCCGCCAGGTGTTCTGGCCCATCCCGAACGTCGACTCCGTGCTCGTCGGATTCGAGCGACGCAGCGACGTCATCGGCACCGAGGAGGAGCGTGTCAAGACCTTCGCGCTCATCGACGCGGCGTTCCAGCAGCGTCGCAAGATGCTCCGGCAGGCACTCGGGAGCGTCCTCGGCAGCTCCCAGGCCGCGACGGAGCAGATGGAGGCCGCCGGGGTGAAGCCGACGGCGCGCGGCGAGGAGCTCACGGTCCACGACTTCCTGTCGATCGTGCGTGCGGGACGATAA
- the mgrA gene encoding L-glyceraldehyde 3-phosphate reductase, producing MTADARFPLNVPDIHRPYAAADDRYARNDYRQVGTSGLFLPPISLGLWYNFGDNRPFDGQRALLRHAFDHGITHFDLANNYGPPYGSAETNFGRMMREDFGPYRNELIISSKAGYDFWPGPYGNFGSKKYLTASLDESLERMGLDYVDIFYSHRVDEVTPIEETVGALDAIVRSGKALYVGISSYSAERTAAAHAVARELGTPLVIHQPSYSILNRWVEDGLTEVLTETGLGAIAFVPLAQGLLTDKYLGDGPAERATNRPSLPDRQVSEEMATRLRSLNDIAVERGQTLAQMSLAWVLNNPAITSALIGASRPEQLDENLAALDGPAFTTEELEEIDRLAEGADVNIWADSSDK from the coding sequence ATGACCGCTGATGCTCGATTCCCGCTGAACGTCCCCGACATCCACCGCCCGTACGCTGCGGCGGACGACCGCTACGCGCGGAACGACTACCGCCAGGTCGGCACCTCGGGCCTCTTTCTCCCGCCGATCTCGCTCGGCCTCTGGTACAACTTCGGCGACAACCGGCCGTTCGACGGGCAGCGCGCGCTGCTGCGCCACGCGTTCGACCACGGCATCACCCACTTCGACCTCGCGAACAACTACGGCCCGCCCTATGGTTCCGCCGAGACGAACTTCGGTCGCATGATGCGCGAGGACTTCGGTCCGTACCGCAACGAGCTCATCATCTCCTCGAAGGCCGGCTACGACTTCTGGCCAGGCCCGTACGGCAACTTCGGTTCGAAGAAGTACCTGACCGCGAGCCTCGACGAATCGCTCGAGCGGATGGGTCTCGACTACGTCGACATCTTCTACTCGCACCGGGTCGACGAGGTCACGCCCATCGAGGAGACCGTGGGCGCGCTCGACGCGATCGTGCGCTCCGGCAAGGCCCTGTACGTCGGCATCTCCTCGTACTCGGCCGAGCGGACCGCCGCCGCGCACGCCGTCGCTCGCGAGCTCGGCACGCCGCTCGTGATCCACCAGCCGTCGTACTCGATCCTCAACCGCTGGGTCGAGGACGGCCTCACCGAGGTGCTGACCGAGACCGGCCTCGGCGCGATCGCCTTCGTGCCGCTCGCGCAGGGCCTGCTCACCGACAAGTACCTCGGCGACGGCCCGGCCGAACGCGCGACGAACCGTCCCTCCCTGCCCGACCGCCAGGTGAGCGAGGAGATGGCGACCCGCCTCCGGTCCCTCAACGACATCGCCGTGGAGCGTGGGCAGACCCTCGCGCAGATGTCGCTCGCCTGGGTCCTCAACAACCCCGCGATCACCTCCGCCCTCATCGGCGCCTCCCGCCCCGAGCAGCTCGACGAGAACCTGGCGGCGCTCGACGGCCCCGCGTTCACGACCGAGGAGCTCGAGGAGATCGACCGACTCGCGGAGGGCGCCGACGTCAACATCTGGGCGGACTCCTCCGACAAGTGA
- a CDS encoding 4-(cytidine 5'-diphospho)-2-C-methyl-D-erythritol kinase, with the protein MTTEAILKHVHVRAPGKINVFLKVGEVMDDGYHDVATAYQAISLYEDVHAYPADDFSVSFSGSVDVSGVPTDTSNLAIRAAKALARRTGYRGGVRLEIEKHVPVAGGMGGGSADAAATLLACDALWGTERSRDDLLALAARLGADVPFALLGGTAVGTGRGDQLSSALAKGQFEWVLALADFGMSTPQVYQELDAHRARHILDISPSGRQPTVDAAVLQALRAGDAHLLGEVLYNDLQAAALQLRPVLGEVLEFGDSQGALGSLVSGSGPTIAFLAADTDDAVELQVTLASSGLKVIRAHGPVHGARIVSQS; encoded by the coding sequence ATGACCACCGAGGCCATCCTCAAGCACGTCCACGTGCGAGCACCGGGGAAGATCAACGTCTTCCTCAAAGTCGGCGAAGTGATGGACGACGGCTACCACGACGTCGCGACCGCGTACCAGGCGATCTCCTTGTACGAGGACGTGCACGCGTACCCGGCCGACGACTTCAGCGTGTCGTTCTCCGGCTCGGTGGACGTGTCGGGTGTGCCGACCGACACGAGCAACCTCGCCATCCGCGCCGCGAAGGCCCTCGCGCGCCGGACGGGGTACCGCGGCGGTGTCCGGCTCGAGATCGAGAAGCACGTCCCGGTCGCCGGCGGGATGGGCGGCGGCTCAGCCGACGCGGCGGCCACGCTGCTCGCCTGTGACGCCCTCTGGGGGACCGAACGCAGCCGCGACGACCTCCTGGCGCTGGCGGCGCGCCTCGGCGCGGACGTTCCCTTCGCGCTGCTCGGCGGCACCGCGGTCGGCACCGGCCGCGGCGACCAACTGAGCAGTGCGTTGGCCAAGGGGCAGTTCGAGTGGGTGCTCGCCCTCGCCGACTTCGGGATGTCGACCCCGCAGGTCTACCAGGAGCTCGACGCCCACCGGGCACGGCACATCCTCGACATCTCGCCGTCCGGTCGTCAGCCGACGGTCGACGCCGCGGTGCTCCAGGCATTGCGGGCGGGCGACGCCCACCTCCTCGGCGAGGTCCTCTACAACGACCTGCAGGCCGCCGCGCTGCAGCTGCGCCCGGTGCTGGGCGAGGTGCTCGAGTTCGGCGACTCCCAGGGCGCCCTCGGCAGCCTCGTCTCCGGCTCCGGGCCGACGATCGCCTTCCTGGCGGCCGACACCGACGACGCCGTCGAACTGCAGGTGACGCTCGCCTCGTCCGGGCTGAAGGTCATCCGAGCCCACGGGCCGGTCCACGGCGCCCGCATCGTCTCGCAGAGCTGA
- a CDS encoding SDR family oxidoreductase produces MTDTPTPDAEQPDTQEPEAQQPAAEQPATAPDALDGAHVLVTGGTGFLGQAVLERLLADHPTTRVSLLIRKKGSVRGSDRLQTLLRKPVFKAWRERVGAEAAAAIVAERVSVIEGGLDEMALPADLDVVIHSASTVSFDPPIDEAFATNVGGATTLYAALAKSGATPHVVHVSTAYVGGTRKGIQPERSLAHDVDWRVEAEAARSARVRTEESSRRPEVLRKLMQTARREHGKAGPQAVSNAAEAARIAWVDARLVAHGRARAESLGWTDVYTFTKAMAERVAEERWAGEGNRLSVVRPSIIESALAHPFPGWIDGYKVADPLIIAYGRGQLPDFPGLPDSVLDIIPVDFVVNAILAAAQTPPEPAAARYFHVSSGASNPLPFHKMYANVHSYFTEHPIPADAGDISVPTWNFPGGRAIERSIDRRQKATTAAGRVVSHLPANATTRGWQDRIRKASSDLGSLRDFTGLYRSYVQSEIVFDDQRTRALHASLTPEQQADRGFDVTTIDWDDYFQRIHFPAVTTLTRAFANRKAGAAKQQKILPVRDDVLAVFDLEGTVLAWNLIEQYLWLRLAATSRSRWPIEIAALGASMPGYIGAELRDRGEFIRTFMRRYEGVDVAQLEKIVRGGFGKAVRSRLLPQALEQIAAHRAAGHRTILVTGTIDLMTAPLEPFFDEVVAGAMHAENGRLTGYLDSPPLVDEARGAWLTQYAEQHGMDLAHSYGYGDSHADAAWLQLVGNPVAVNPDHTLYKLAQAGRWTVREWARTTGGVRSEDELTRAPRPAQPRGERTAEDTIPDRPTAHGV; encoded by the coding sequence ATGACCGACACCCCCACGCCAGACGCCGAGCAGCCCGACACGCAGGAGCCCGAGGCTCAGCAGCCGGCCGCTGAGCAGCCCGCCACCGCCCCGGACGCCCTCGACGGCGCGCACGTGCTCGTCACCGGTGGAACCGGTTTCCTCGGTCAGGCGGTGCTCGAGCGCCTGCTCGCCGATCACCCGACCACCCGTGTCAGCCTGCTCATCCGGAAGAAGGGGTCGGTGCGCGGAAGCGACCGTCTCCAGACCCTGCTCCGCAAGCCGGTGTTCAAGGCCTGGCGCGAACGCGTCGGCGCCGAAGCCGCTGCGGCGATCGTGGCCGAACGCGTCAGCGTGATCGAGGGTGGCCTCGACGAGATGGCACTGCCGGCCGACCTCGACGTCGTCATCCACAGCGCGTCGACCGTCTCCTTCGACCCGCCGATCGACGAGGCCTTCGCCACGAACGTCGGCGGAGCGACCACGCTGTACGCGGCGCTCGCGAAGAGCGGCGCGACCCCGCACGTCGTCCACGTCTCCACCGCCTACGTCGGTGGCACCCGGAAGGGCATCCAGCCGGAACGCAGCCTCGCACACGACGTCGACTGGCGCGTCGAGGCCGAGGCAGCCCGCTCGGCGCGCGTCCGCACCGAGGAGTCGTCCCGTCGTCCGGAGGTCCTGCGCAAGCTCATGCAGACCGCCCGCCGCGAGCACGGCAAGGCCGGCCCCCAGGCCGTCTCGAACGCCGCCGAGGCCGCACGCATCGCCTGGGTCGACGCCCGACTCGTCGCCCACGGCCGCGCACGCGCCGAGAGCCTCGGCTGGACCGACGTCTACACCTTCACGAAGGCCATGGCCGAGCGGGTCGCCGAAGAGCGCTGGGCCGGCGAGGGCAACCGACTCTCCGTCGTGCGCCCCTCGATCATCGAGAGCGCGCTCGCGCACCCCTTCCCCGGCTGGATCGACGGCTACAAGGTCGCCGACCCGCTGATCATCGCCTACGGCCGCGGGCAGCTGCCCGATTTCCCGGGCCTCCCCGACAGCGTGCTCGACATCATCCCCGTCGACTTCGTCGTCAACGCGATCCTCGCTGCTGCGCAGACCCCGCCGGAGCCGGCTGCGGCGCGCTACTTCCACGTGAGCTCAGGAGCCAGCAACCCGCTGCCGTTCCACAAGATGTACGCGAACGTGCACAGCTACTTCACCGAGCACCCGATCCCGGCGGACGCCGGCGACATCAGCGTGCCGACCTGGAACTTCCCCGGCGGGCGCGCGATCGAGCGCTCCATCGACCGGCGGCAGAAGGCGACAACGGCTGCCGGCCGGGTCGTCTCCCACCTGCCGGCGAACGCGACCACCCGCGGGTGGCAGGACCGGATCCGCAAGGCGTCGAGCGACCTCGGCTCGCTCCGCGACTTCACCGGGCTCTACCGCTCCTACGTGCAGAGCGAGATCGTCTTCGACGACCAGCGCACCCGTGCCCTGCACGCCTCGTTGACGCCCGAGCAGCAGGCGGACCGCGGGTTCGACGTCACGACGATCGACTGGGACGACTACTTCCAGCGCATCCACTTCCCCGCCGTCACGACCCTGACCCGCGCCTTCGCCAACCGCAAGGCGGGCGCCGCGAAGCAGCAGAAGATCCTGCCCGTGCGCGACGACGTCCTCGCGGTGTTCGACCTCGAGGGCACGGTGCTCGCCTGGAACCTCATCGAGCAGTACCTCTGGCTGCGGCTCGCCGCGACCTCGCGGTCGCGCTGGCCCATCGAGATCGCTGCACTCGGCGCGTCCATGCCGGGGTACATCGGTGCTGAACTCCGCGACCGCGGTGAGTTCATCCGCACGTTCATGCGTCGCTACGAGGGCGTCGACGTGGCGCAGCTCGAGAAGATCGTCCGGGGCGGCTTCGGCAAGGCCGTCCGGTCCCGCCTCCTCCCCCAGGCGCTCGAGCAGATCGCCGCGCACCGGGCAGCCGGTCACCGGACGATCCTCGTCACCGGCACCATCGACCTCATGACGGCTCCGCTCGAACCGTTCTTCGACGAGGTCGTGGCCGGGGCGATGCACGCCGAGAACGGACGCCTCACGGGCTACCTCGACAGCCCGCCGCTCGTCGACGAAGCGCGCGGCGCCTGGCTCACCCAGTACGCCGAGCAGCACGGCATGGACCTCGCGCACTCCTACGGCTATGGCGACTCCCACGCGGACGCCGCCTGGCTGCAGCTGGTCGGGAACCCGGTCGCCGTCAACCCCGACCACACCCTGTACAAGCTGGCGCAGGCCGGGCGGTGGACGGTGCGAGAATGGGCACGAACCACCGGAGGCGTCCGCTCCGAAGACGAACTGACCCGCGCACCGCGCCCCGCACAGCCGAGAGGAGAGCGGACGGCCGAGGACACGATCCCCGACCGCCCCACCGCACATGGCGTTTGA
- a CDS encoding SDR family NAD(P)-dependent oxidoreductase: MATALVTGGTSGIGAAFATALAGRGFDLVLVARDVERLERSAERLRATGRTVEVISADLSDRADVARLAARIEDHASPIEVVVNNAGFGVHARLTDPDTSELDNAIEVMCRSVTTLSGAAARAMRERGRGTIINVSSTAGYITTGGYSAVKAFVTTYTEALAVELAGSGVRVTALCPGWVRTEFHDRAGISTRSIPSGLWIDVDRLVADALRDAGRGVVVSIPSFRFKALMALVKFAPRASIRWISGRMSSSRRAANAAQSGARR; this comes from the coding sequence ATGGCTACAGCTCTCGTCACCGGTGGGACGTCCGGCATCGGTGCCGCGTTCGCCACGGCGCTCGCCGGACGGGGCTTCGATCTGGTGCTCGTCGCCCGTGACGTCGAGCGGCTCGAGCGATCGGCCGAGCGACTGCGCGCGACCGGTCGCACCGTCGAGGTGATCAGTGCCGACCTCTCGGACCGCGCCGACGTGGCGAGACTCGCCGCACGGATCGAGGACCACGCGTCGCCGATCGAGGTCGTCGTGAACAACGCCGGGTTCGGCGTGCACGCCCGCCTCACCGATCCCGACACGAGCGAGCTCGACAACGCGATCGAGGTCATGTGCCGGAGCGTCACCACCCTCTCGGGCGCCGCGGCCCGCGCCATGCGGGAACGCGGACGCGGCACCATCATCAACGTCTCGAGCACGGCGGGGTACATCACCACCGGCGGCTACTCCGCGGTGAAGGCGTTCGTCACCACCTACACCGAGGCGCTCGCCGTCGAGCTCGCCGGCTCGGGTGTCCGCGTGACGGCCCTGTGCCCCGGATGGGTCCGCACCGAGTTCCACGATCGCGCCGGCATCAGCACCCGCTCGATCCCGTCGGGTCTGTGGATCGATGTGGACCGGCTCGTCGCCGACGCCCTCCGCGACGCCGGGAGGGGGGTCGTCGTCTCCATCCCGAGCTTCCGCTTCAAAGCCCTCATGGCCCTCGTCAAGTTCGCGCCCCGTGCGTCCATCCGGTGGATCTCCGGCCGGATGTCCTCGAGCCGTCGAGCCGCCAACGCCGCCCAGTCAGGAGCCCGCCGATGA
- a CDS encoding lysophospholipid acyltransferase family protein, translating into MTAEPRFTSSLHANARFVAQRLLLKPLVWSLTRVTVTGRERLSGVTGPYIVVANHQSHLDAPLVVGAMPRRLSRYLAAGVAADYFFDVPARRIFAALFFNAFPVDRSGDRKRAGVSRQLLESGVPILIFPEGGRSRTGELGRFKPGAAALATRQGIPCLPVAVLGTHSAMPKGRNWPVPGRPPVRVVFGQPIHPQPNETPVQLMDRVVAEIVALRASVEPGAHVSIDTPRKEAG; encoded by the coding sequence ATGACCGCAGAGCCGCGGTTCACCTCCTCCCTCCACGCCAACGCGCGCTTCGTCGCCCAGCGTCTGCTGCTGAAGCCCCTCGTGTGGTCGCTGACCCGCGTGACGGTGACGGGTCGCGAGCGCCTGTCGGGCGTGACCGGGCCGTACATCGTCGTCGCCAACCACCAGTCGCACCTCGACGCACCGCTCGTCGTCGGGGCCATGCCTCGTCGGCTGTCGCGCTACCTCGCCGCAGGCGTGGCGGCCGACTACTTCTTCGACGTCCCCGCCCGTCGGATCTTCGCCGCGCTCTTCTTCAACGCCTTCCCGGTGGACCGCTCGGGCGACCGCAAGCGTGCGGGCGTGTCTCGGCAGCTGCTCGAGAGCGGCGTCCCGATCCTGATCTTCCCCGAGGGCGGCCGGTCGCGGACGGGCGAGCTCGGCCGGTTCAAGCCCGGTGCCGCGGCACTCGCCACACGCCAGGGCATCCCCTGCCTCCCGGTGGCCGTCCTCGGCACCCACTCCGCCATGCCGAAGGGTCGCAACTGGCCCGTCCCCGGACGACCGCCGGTGCGCGTCGTCTTCGGGCAACCGATCCACCCGCAGCCGAACGAGACGCCCGTCCAGCTCATGGACCGCGTCGTCGCCGAGATCGTCGCGCTGCGCGCCTCGGTCGAGCCGGGAGCACACGTTTCGATCGACACACCACGAAAGGAAGCCGGATGA
- a CDS encoding FAD-binding oxidoreductase, which yields MTSVEHMKWWGWGVEGVAFEHSNKPDFAPFVKQAVGLDLRKPAQSHLSFDELTVPASRASEEFIAELSTLVGQGHVTTDDQERVVHTYGKSIRDLLRIRANDLPRTPDLVVYPADEAEVASVVAAAVDADAVIIPFGGGTNIAGSLDPQPTEERVIISLDLGRLDRVLSIDEGSGLATIQAGAQGPSIEEQLGAKGWTMGHFPDSFTHSTLGGWVATRSSGMQSDKYGDIADITKGLRMVRPNGIVAIRPVPSASTGPSVREMIIGSEGRLGIITEVTVQVHRTPAVREVLGYFFPTWEAGLAAMHEIAESDASPSVTRVSNARESGFSLATRKASTGVSAQVTKGLMKVLTARGWDLEQLCLSFIGYEGSASHVRYEKGLVGSIVRKHGGIGVGKGPGALYDQKKFDTPYLRDFLLDRGAAADVSETAAPWSRLQEVYDAANDAANAAYDKLGVHGWIMCHLSHSYHSGACLYFTFAFITGDDPIGEYEQVKSAIQQSFVDHGGTLSHHHAVGVEHSPWMEQDISTEGVAIMRGLFDSADPGSNFNPGKILAD from the coding sequence ATGACGTCTGTGGAGCACATGAAGTGGTGGGGCTGGGGAGTCGAAGGGGTCGCCTTCGAGCACAGCAACAAGCCGGACTTCGCGCCGTTCGTGAAGCAGGCCGTCGGTCTCGACCTCCGGAAGCCGGCGCAGTCACACCTCAGCTTCGACGAGCTCACCGTCCCGGCGTCCCGTGCGTCCGAGGAGTTCATCGCCGAGCTCTCGACGCTCGTCGGCCAGGGTCACGTGACCACGGACGACCAGGAGCGCGTCGTCCACACCTACGGCAAGAGCATCCGCGACCTGCTGCGGATCCGCGCGAACGACCTGCCCCGCACGCCCGACCTCGTCGTGTACCCGGCTGACGAGGCCGAGGTCGCGTCGGTCGTCGCTGCAGCCGTCGACGCAGACGCCGTGATCATCCCGTTCGGCGGTGGCACCAACATCGCCGGCTCGCTCGACCCCCAGCCGACGGAGGAGCGGGTCATCATCTCGCTCGACCTCGGTCGGCTCGACCGCGTCCTGTCGATCGACGAGGGCTCCGGTCTCGCCACCATCCAGGCCGGTGCGCAGGGGCCCTCGATCGAGGAGCAGCTCGGCGCCAAGGGCTGGACGATGGGCCACTTCCCCGACAGCTTCACGCACTCCACGCTCGGCGGATGGGTCGCGACCCGCTCCTCGGGCATGCAGTCCGACAAGTACGGCGACATCGCCGACATCACCAAGGGTCTGCGGATGGTGCGCCCGAACGGCATCGTGGCGATCCGCCCCGTCCCGAGCGCGTCGACCGGACCGAGCGTCCGCGAGATGATCATCGGCAGCGAGGGTCGACTCGGCATCATCACCGAGGTCACCGTGCAGGTCCACCGGACGCCGGCCGTCCGCGAGGTCCTCGGCTACTTCTTCCCCACCTGGGAGGCAGGGCTCGCGGCGATGCACGAGATCGCGGAGAGCGACGCCAGCCCCTCGGTCACCCGGGTGTCGAACGCCCGGGAGAGCGGCTTCTCGCTCGCGACCCGCAAGGCCAGCACCGGCGTCTCGGCGCAGGTCACCAAGGGGCTCATGAAGGTGCTCACGGCCAGGGGTTGGGACCTCGAGCAGCTGTGCCTCTCCTTCATCGGCTACGAGGGCAGCGCGTCGCACGTGCGATACGAGAAGGGCCTCGTCGGCTCGATCGTCCGGAAGCACGGCGGCATCGGCGTCGGCAAGGGCCCCGGCGCCCTCTACGACCAGAAGAAGTTCGACACCCCGTACCTGCGCGACTTCCTCCTCGACCGCGGAGCCGCGGCGGACGTCTCGGAGACCGCAGCGCCCTGGTCGCGCCTGCAGGAGGTCTACGACGCCGCGAACGACGCCGCCAACGCCGCGTACGACAAGCTCGGGGTGCATGGATGGATCATGTGCCACCTCTCGCACTCGTACCACTCCGGCGCGTGCCTGTACTTCACGTTCGCGTTCATCACCGGCGACGACCCGATCGGCGAGTACGAGCAGGTCAAGTCGGCGATCCAGCAGTCCTTCGTCGACCACGGTGGCACCCTCTCGCACCACCACGCGGTCGGCGTCGAGCACTCGCCGTGGATGGAGCAGGACATCTCGACCGAGGGCGTCGCGATCATGCGCGGCCTCTTCGACAGCGCGGACCCCGGCTCGAACTTCAACCCCGGCAAGATCCTCGCGGACTGA